The segment GGCGGCCCGGCGGCTGACGGTGACCGCTCGTGACAGCGCGGCCGCGCTCTCCCTGCTGCTGGACGTGGAGATGACGGAATCCGGGCTGATCCGGCAGCGGGCCACGCTCACCAACGACGATCCGGCCTCCCTCTTCACGCTCGACGGGCTGCTGCCCACCCTGCCGGTGCCGGCCGAGGCCACCGAACTGCTCGACTTCACCGGCCGCCACCTGCGCGAACGCATTCCGCAACGGCAGCCGTTCAGCGTCGGCACCCGGCTGCGCGACAACCGGCGCGGCCGCACCGGCGCCGACGCGACCATCATCCTGGCTGCCGGAACCCCCGGCTTCAGCTTCGGCGCCGACGAGGTGTGGGGCGTCCATGTGGGATGGAGCGGCAATCACCGTACGCTCGCCGAGCGCACCCCCACCGGAGTGTCGCTGCTCGGCGGCGGCGAACTCCTGCTGGCCGGGGAGGTCCGGTTGCCGCCCGGCGGCACCTACCGGACCCCGTGGCTGTACGGCTCCTACGGCCACGGCCTCGACGAATTGTCCGCCCGGTTCCACCGCTACCTGCGCGCGCGGCCACAGCACCCGCGCTCACCGCGCCCGGTCATCATCAACACGTGGGAGGCCGTCTACTTCGACCACGACCTGACCAAGCTGACCGCCCTGGCCGACGCCGCCGCGCAGGTCGGCGTCGAGCGGTTCGTCCTCGACGACGGCTGGTTCCGGCACCGCCGCAACGACCACGCCGGGCTCGGCGACTGGTACACCGACGACACGGTCTGGCCGAAGGGCCTGCACCCGCTCGTCGACCACGTGCGCCGGCTCGGCATGCAGTTCGGCCTCTGGGTCGAGCCGGAGATGGTCAACCCGGACTCGGACCTGGCCCGCGCCCACCCCGACTGGATCATGGCGACCGGCGGTCGCCGCCCACCGGAGGCCCGCCACCAGCAGGTTCTGGACCTCGGGCACGAGCCGGCCTACGAATATCTGCTCACCCGGCTGGACGCGCTGCTGTCCGAGTACGACATCGCGTACCTGAAGTGGGACCACAACCGCGACCTGATCGAGGCCGGTCACTCGCCCGGCGGTGAGGCCGGTGTGCACAGCCAGACCCGGCAGCTCTACCGGCTCCTGGACGAACTGCGCGACCGGCACCCCGGCGTGGAGATCGAGTCCTGCGCGTCCGGCGGCTCCCGGGTCGACCTGGGCATCCTGGAACGCACCGACCGGGTCTGGACCAGTGACTGCAACGACGCGCTGGAACGCCAGGCCATCCAGCGCTGGACCGGCATGCTGCTGCCACCGGAGATGATCGGCGCGCACGTCGGGCCGACCGTCGCGCACACCACCGGCCGCACGCACACCCTCGACTTCCGGGCCGGGACCGCGCTGTTCGGCCACTTCGGCATCGAATGGGACCTGACCGCGGCGAGCGCGGCCGACCGCGACCGGCTGGCCGCCTGGATCCGGCTCTACCAGCAGCTGCGCGGGCTGCTGCACAGCGGCACGGTGGTGCGCGGCGATCACCCGGATTCGTCGCTGTGGGTGCACGGGGTGGTCGCCGAGGACCGCTCGGA is part of the Actinoplanes sp. NBC_00393 genome and harbors:
- a CDS encoding alpha-galactosidase, yielding MKPLHWRAAGVSLVLDCAGPRLPRVLHWGADLGAAGDLTGLAVTAIPQPAANTTDEVVPVSLLPEQSAGWLGTPGLTGHRDGAAFSTCFTVFDVTEPAARRLTVTARDSAAALSLLLDVEMTESGLIRQRATLTNDDPASLFTLDGLLPTLPVPAEATELLDFTGRHLRERIPQRQPFSVGTRLRDNRRGRTGADATIILAAGTPGFSFGADEVWGVHVGWSGNHRTLAERTPTGVSLLGGGELLLAGEVRLPPGGTYRTPWLYGSYGHGLDELSARFHRYLRARPQHPRSPRPVIINTWEAVYFDHDLTKLTALADAAAQVGVERFVLDDGWFRHRRNDHAGLGDWYTDDTVWPKGLHPLVDHVRRLGMQFGLWVEPEMVNPDSDLARAHPDWIMATGGRRPPEARHQQVLDLGHEPAYEYLLTRLDALLSEYDIAYLKWDHNRDLIEAGHSPGGEAGVHSQTRQLYRLLDELRDRHPGVEIESCASGGSRVDLGILERTDRVWTSDCNDALERQAIQRWTGMLLPPEMIGAHVGPTVAHTTGRTHTLDFRAGTALFGHFGIEWDLTAASAADRDRLAAWIRLYQQLRGLLHSGTVVRGDHPDSSLWVHGVVAEDRSEAVYALVSVATGVWSPPGRVRLPGLEPGATYRIAPLPPGDQVHGPTLSPLPWWADGAELTGRTLEVAGVHAPALFPERLVLVRATRR